Sequence from the Pseudomonas frederiksbergensis genome:
TGCGCAAGCCGCCGTCCAGCAGGATCACCGCCAAGGCGAGGTTGCCGACCAGATAGGCCGTGGCGTAGTTGTCGAAAAGAATGCCAGCGCCGTCGACACCGGCCACCATGCCCACCGCGAGGATGATCACCAGGATCGGGATGCCCAGGCGCGATGAAAGAGAACTCACCAGAATGCTCGCACCCACCAGCAACGCGCCGATCAAGAACAGGCTGTTGATGGTCGTCGCAGTCAAAGGCAGTACTCCGGGATCTTGAGGAACAGGCACAAACTGACCATGCAGTCTGCGTGCCAGCGATTCTAACCTGTTGAAATGTGATGCTGTCAAAAAAGCTTTGGACGTCTCCCTTTTAGTTTTGTGCGTGCCAGCCCGTTTCGCAGGCGATCGTGTTTTAGACGAGTTATTTCGTTACTGGATGTGGGAAGCGTTTGATGACAAACCAGCCTCTTTTGCGGACCAAGTCAGTGTTGACTCCAGCAGTGCTGCTCCCTAGTATCCGCCCGCTATTTTGGATGCCGCTTTTTGCTCGAGGGATCGAACATGTCTTTACCCGCCCTTTGGGCGAGGTTGTGCCTGACTTTGCTGTGCCTTTCTCCGCTTTCCCCTGTTTATGCCGCGCCAACCCCCGGCGACACGGACCTGATCCGTGAACGCCAGAATCGCCTGCTCGAAGAGCAGCGCCGACGCCTCGAAGAACTCAAGGACCTGCCGGGCAAGGAGGCGAAGCCTGCCCAGCCCACCGCACCTGTCGATAACCGTTGCTTCCCGATCAAGACCATCGAACTCAAGGGCGCCGATGCCCTGTCAGAGCGTGAGCGCCAACGCTTGCTCGCCCCCTACATCAATCAATGCCTGGGCGTGCCGCAGCTTAACGAACTACTCAAGACCATTACCGATGCGTACCTGGAAAAGGGCCTGGTCACGAGCCGTGCCTATTTGCCGCAACAGGACTTGTCCAGTGGGCATCTGCAGGTGCTGGTGGTCGAGGGACGGCTTGAAGGACTGAAGGGCGTCGAGGGCAGTGGCTTGTCCGAGCGGGAACTGGCCATGAGTTTTCCCGGCAAGCCCGGCGAATTGCTCAACTTGCGGGACATCGAGCAAATGGTTGATCAGTTGAACCGTTTGCCCTCCAACAGCGCCCGGATGGAGCTGACGCCGGGGCAGAAGATTGGCGGCAGTGAAGTGCTGGTCAACAATACCCCGCAAAAACCTTGGCGCGTCGGCCTGTCACGGCATAACGATGGGCAAAAGAGTACGGGCGAGCAGCAATGGGGAGCCTCGCTGGATTGGGACAGTCCCTTGGGCCTTGCCGATCAACTGGCCCTGCGCGGTGGCCACGATGCCATCAGCGACCATCAGAAGATTTCCCGCAATGCCATGCTCTATTACAACCTGCCGTTTGGCTGGTGGAACCTGAGCTACACCTACAGCCAAAGCGAGTATCGCGCGCTGGGCCAGGCCAACGGCTTCAACTTCAAGCAGAGCGGCGACAGCCAGAACCATCAGTTGCGCCTGGAACGGGTGGTCCACCGTGACGCGGTGAGCAAGACGTCCCTCAACGCTGGCCTTTCGTATCTGCGCAGCAACAACTTCATTGAAAACAGCAAGCTCGATGTGAGCAGCAATCGCATCAGCGAGGCGCAGTTCGGCATCAACCATGGGCGGCGGATCGGCAATGCGTTCGTCAACCTCGACCTGGGCCTGCAAAACGGTATCGGCGCCCTCGACGCCCAGGGCGACCGCGACCCTGGGCCTGGCGTGCCGGATGCGCGATACCGCAAATACACCGCCACCCTCAGCTACCTGCAGTCCTTCGAGTTGGGCGGCGAATCCTTCAGCTTCAGCAGCCTGATGACCGGCCAGCGCAGCGAGGACGCGTTATTCAGCCCGCAACGCATGAGCCTGGGTGGGTTGTCTTCGGTCCGCGGCTACAAGGACCAGACGCTGTCCGGCGACAGCGGCGGCTACTGGCGCAACGACCTGCGCTGGAGCCGTCCGGTGACGCTGGAGTGGCTGCGTCCGGTGTTCGCCGAGTACGGCACCAGCCTCGGTTACGACCAGGGCGTCATTCGGGGCGATCGCTACAACGGCGACCTAGGGAAAGGGGACAGATTTATTTAAGGGAAAGGTGAAAGCCATCGCTCTGTTGGTTAAATAAATCTGTCCCCTTTTTTTGTCCCTTTTTTTTGTTCAAGCGGTTACCCAATCAACGAGGGATCAACTGGTGAGAAATGCAGAGAAAGGTCTGAAACGCTTGCAGGAAACGGGGAATATGTGATGGGAAGTAAATACGCAGCTGTTCTGAGGCGAGAAACTAGCTTACCTGAACGAGAGTTACTAATTGCTCAGGCCTGGGGGGATGTTCCTGTCTCTTATGTCCAAGACCAAGAACGCCTCAATGAATGCAGTTTTATTGATTTGAAAATAAATAAGTGGGAAATAAACTCCAAATGGAGTGGTCAGCAGGATAGTGATGTCTGGATAAGAGTTGAAATATTGAAAGAAGCGGCGCTTGTAGAGTATCTGCAAAATGAGGGTTGTCCTTTGTCTGTTGATGTTGAGCACCAAATTCTTGTGATCTTCGAGTTGGATGAAGGTTGGAGTGCGTTTGATAATCTATTGTTGTTACGTCTGATTTCTGCTTTTTGTGGTTTCTCAAAAATCTACAAGTGGTGCGGAATTTTCCAAGAGCTTAGTTCTGGTGTCTTTAGTTGTCTGCCTTCTAAAAATGATATTTATGAGCGATTACATAAAGGTGAATAATTTGGAAGAGGAAAAAGGGGACAGATTTATTTTGACGCACGGGGAGGGATGTTCATGCTTAGTGTTAAATAAATCTGTCCCCTTTTCTTTCGGAACAATTTACGAGTTTGAAGTTCCTTCTCCGGGCGGTGGTAATAAAACAGTGAGAATCCGAGATGATACTGGAGGTCATGATTTTGGCGTAGGAAACCCACAAAATCGCGGATCCCACTTTAACGACGAAGACGGAAATCATTATGACTATTGATGTTGAGGTTGTAAGTGCGTCTGATTTATTTGTGCCTAACGAAGTTTTCAATGTTGACGATGCGGGAGCGGATAAAACGCTGTCCGTCGCAAAATTTTCCGTTGTGGGGTCATCGAGCTATTCAGTATCTGTGATTTTGAATTTTTTACATGAGCTAATCGAAAATAAGTATCCCGAACATGATTTATGGATTCTATTAGGTAGTTCTGCATGGCAGCCTGATACGCGAATAGTTCGTCATCTAAAATTATCGGGGGCTTTGAAAGCTAGGGGGCTTACGATTGCGGGAGACAGCGATTGGCAAGAGCATGCTATCGAGGCTGAAGGTAAATTAAGATTTTTTGGTGGGTTACGTTTTTCGAAACCGTCATTAAATACTGTCGCCGATGTACTTGAAAAGGAGCGTTGTTCTTATGTAGTAGCGCTTCCTAAGAGTTTTGATGTTATGTCTCTGCTTAACCAAGGATGGCTGGGAGAGTTAAAATGTGATTTGGATTTTTTAGATGTTATATCTAAGCAAAATGGTCTGATTTTCAAGAAGGTCGGTGAGTTTGATGATGGTGAGCGGGGGCTTTTATTTGTCGGGCTGCCAGATGTGATGGAGAATTTGTTGCGTTGATTTTAGGTGTTTTAAAGATTTTTGCTGTGGGTTTTGTGAAGGCAGCTAATGTATGGATTTTTTTCGCTAGATCGAAATAAAGTGCCTTGGAGGGCCATTGATGAGACATGATGTTGTTTCACGCTTTATTGCAATGGGTTTGATTTGCTTCACCTTGACCGGTTGCATTCACTACGAGCATAAAAGCGCCGAAGGAAAACCTTGGGACGAGGTCGCGACGATTCGGCAGTTCGACAAAAGTCTGTCGATATCCAAGATCGATGACGATACGTCGTTATATTGGCTAGCCCGTCAAACTGAATATCGACTCGGAGCAGGACGGCACAAGCTTTCCGTCAAGCACGCCATTGGAACTGAATACAGTTGGCCTGTGGAGATGACGGTCGATCTGGTCGGTGGTCGTACCTACGGTCTTTATGGCAGGTCTTCGATGAAGTGGTGGTATTACGAGGTCCGTGATCTCGAGACAGGGCGTTCTGCAAAGGTTATGGACCCGGCTGCTACAGTTGCGCCTTCTGAACCAGTCGAGCAGCCGCTTCAATAGTCATGGTGGTTTTGCAGGCAGGGTTCGTGTCGGAAAATGTCTAGACAGGCTCGCCGTAGGAACCGGCGGAAAGAATATTCCCCATTGACTTGCAGGACATTTCCTAGAAAATTCCAGCCTCTTGCGCCTGCCGATTTCGGTGCCTAGTCTTCGTCCACCGCTGCCCATCAGCGGTCGGGTTTAGCAGCTCGGAGTCACGTTAGGCGCATGGCAACTGCCATTCAGTGCGAGCGATTTTTATCGCTCGAATTCTTATGGCGGCTGTGCGCAGGGCATCCTCGGGTGCGCCGGTTTCCTAACGTACCGGTCTGCTAACCTGCGCACGGCTGCCACCTATTCGTTTAGCAGCGAAAGTGGCGGCTCCCACTTAGCTGTTCACCGTCGTGGAGGGCGTCGATGCCGAAAGCCTGCTGGCCAACCTCAGCGAAACCCTGGCCTCGGCCAATGCGATGGCCAGTGACCTGGCGTTCGACCTGAAAGGCTCGCGACGACATGTTGCGTTGGGGCTGCAACAGTTGATCGAGCTTGGGGAGCTATTGGCAAACCGGGCGTTGGATGCCGTCGATCCAAGGTAGAGGCGCGAGATTGGGTTTGATCGATGTGGATCGATCAAACCCAACGGTGAAGCCGGTGGCTTTCGAAGTCAGAGGCTGAACCGCCCAACCATGCTGTTCAAATCCACGGCCAAGCGCGACAGTTCTGCACTCGCGGCGCTGGTCTGGTTGGCGCCGGTGGCCGATTGCACCGACAGGTCGCGGATGTTCACCAGGTTGCGGTCCACTTCACGGGCCACTTGGGCCTGTTCTTCGGCGGCGCTGGCGATCACCAGGTTGCGTTCGTTGATCTCGACGATGGCGCTGTTGATCGTGTCCAGGGACATGCCGGCACCGCGGGCGATGTTCAGGGTCGATTCGGCGCGTTCGGTGCTGTTGCGCATCGAGTCCACGGCCTGTTCGGTGCCGCTCTGGATGCTGCCGATCATGCGTTCGATTTCGCTGGTCGACTGCTGGGTGCGATGGGCCAGGGCGCGGACTTCGTCGGCGACCACGGCGAAACCACGACCGGCTTCACCGGCGCGGGCTGCTTCGATGGCAGCGTTCAGCGCCAGCAGGTTGGTCTGGTCGGCCAGGCCACGGATCACATCGAGCACCTTGCCGATGTCGCGGGACTCATCGGCCAGG
This genomic interval carries:
- a CDS encoding HNH/endonuclease VII fold putative polymorphic toxin, whose amino-acid sequence is MSDYIKVNNLEEEKGDRFILTHGEGCSCLVLNKSVPFSFGTIYEFEVPSPGGGNKTVRIRDDTGGHDFGVGNPQNRGSHFNDEDGNHYDY
- a CDS encoding methyl-accepting chemotaxis protein, coding for MSTMQEKLRDTLQRISGSATQLASAAEELNSVTDESARGLTQQNNEIEQAATAVNEMTSAVEEVARNAVSTSEASKNATTSAGDGRDLVQETVGAIERMSADVQSTATLIGNLADESRDIGKVLDVIRGLADQTNLLALNAAIEAARAGEAGRGFAVVADEVRALAHRTQQSTSEIERMIGSIQSGTEQAVDSMRNSTERAESTLNIARGAGMSLDTINSAIVEINERNLVIASAAEEQAQVAREVDRNLVNIRDLSVQSATGANQTSAASAELSRLAVDLNSMVGRFSL